The Mobula birostris isolate sMobBir1 chromosome 11, sMobBir1.hap1, whole genome shotgun sequence genome has a segment encoding these proteins:
- the LOC140204927 gene encoding protein kinase C and casein kinase substrate in neurons protein 3 isoform X1, with translation MSLKYCDAPGPEATRNSFWMPDNYRSTTKRVDDGYKVCNDIILCFQERAKIEKQYAQQIAAWSRKWKPLVEASPMYGTLLKAWHAFLTSADRLSELHVGIHKSLLTEDTSRIRKWQKETYHKKFFGGFKETHEVEHGFRKAQKPWTKKLKKAGKLKKVYHAKRKKERVAVLRENNCKANQASSSWKQQKLQRLREKRSQEAEKVKQRYAKTIEDLNKYNPKYMEEMEMVFDQSQQMEQKRTIFLKQIFLSIHRHLDVTNNESFRNIFKDLHQTVLSINDQNDLKWWRNTYGPGMPTNWPYFEEWSPEMENITDKKGKGQKEGDKVVLQSLSLNKGYSLGEDGTNIPGVRIRALYDYSSQEADELSFKAGQELTKVEDEDEQGWCKGYLDGGRIGLYPANYVEVIQ, from the exons ATGTCTCTGAAGTACTGTGACGCGCCGGGGCCTGAAGCAACCAGGAACAGCTTCTGGATG CCAGACAATTATAGAAGCACAACGAAGCGGGTTGACGATGGCTATAAAGTCTGTAATGACATCATCCTGTGTTTCCAAGAACGGGCAAAGATCGAGAAGCAATATGCCCAGCAGATCGCGGCGTGGTCACGCAAGTGGAAGCCACTGGTCGAAGCGA GTCCTATGTACGGTACTCTGTTGAAGGCGTGGCACGCCTTCCTTACCTCTGCAGACCGCCTGAGTGAACTGCACGTGGGGATCCACAAATCCCTGCTGACCGAGGACACGAGCAGGATTCGGAAGTGGCAGAAGGAGACGTACCACAAGAAGTTCTTCGGGGGCTTCAAGGAGACTCACGAGGTGGAACACGGCTTCCGAAAGGCACAGAAGCCCTGGACAAAGAAACTGAAAAAG GCAGGAAAGCTGAAGAAAGTCTACCATGCCAAGCGGAAAAAGGAACGCGTTGCCGTTCTCCGGGAAAACAACTGCAAAGCAAACCAGGCCTCTTCCTCATGGAAGCAGCAGAAACTCCAGCGGCTGAGAGAAAAACGCAGCCAGGAGGCAGAAAAG GTTAAGCAACGTTACGCCAAGACTATAGAAGATTTGAACAAGTACAACCCAAAGTACATGGAAGAGATGGAGATGGTGTTTGACCAGAGCCAGCAGATGGAGCAGAAGCGCACAATCTTCCTCAAACAGATCTTCCTCTCCATTCATCGGCACCTTGACGTCACCAACAACGAAAG CTTCAGGAATATTTTTAAGGATCTACACCAGACCGTGCTATCAATAAATGACCAGAATGACTTAAAATGGTGGCGAAACACGTACGGCCCAGGGATGCCGACAAACTGGCCGTACTTTGAG GAATGGAGCCCAGAGATGGAGAACATAACCGACAAGAAGGGGAAAGGACAGAAGGAAGGAGATAAGGTCGTACTTCAGAGTTTAAG TTTAAATAAAGGTTATTCCCTTGGCGAGGATGGCACAAACATCCCTGGCGTCAGAATCCGAGCACTGTATGATTACTCCAGCCAGGAAGCCGATGAGCTCAGTTTTAAGGCGG
- the LOC140204927 gene encoding protein kinase C and casein kinase substrate in neurons protein 1 isoform X2: MSLKYCDAPGPEATRNSFWMPDNYRSTTKRVDDGYKVCNDIILCFQERAKIEKQYAQQIAAWSRKWKPLVEASPMYGTLLKAWHAFLTSADRLSELHVGIHKSLLTEDTSRIRKWQKETYHKKFFGGFKETHEVEHGFRKAQKPWTKKLKKAGKLKKVYHAKRKKERVAVLRENNCKANQASSSWKQQKLQRLREKRSQEAEKVKQRYAKTIEDLNKYNPKYMEEMEMVFDQSQQMEQKRTIFLKQIFLSIHRHLDVTNNESFRNIFKDLHQTVLSINDQNDLKWWRNTYGPGMPTNWPYFEEWSPEMENITDKKGKGQKEGDKVVLQSLRSGAD; the protein is encoded by the exons ATGTCTCTGAAGTACTGTGACGCGCCGGGGCCTGAAGCAACCAGGAACAGCTTCTGGATG CCAGACAATTATAGAAGCACAACGAAGCGGGTTGACGATGGCTATAAAGTCTGTAATGACATCATCCTGTGTTTCCAAGAACGGGCAAAGATCGAGAAGCAATATGCCCAGCAGATCGCGGCGTGGTCACGCAAGTGGAAGCCACTGGTCGAAGCGA GTCCTATGTACGGTACTCTGTTGAAGGCGTGGCACGCCTTCCTTACCTCTGCAGACCGCCTGAGTGAACTGCACGTGGGGATCCACAAATCCCTGCTGACCGAGGACACGAGCAGGATTCGGAAGTGGCAGAAGGAGACGTACCACAAGAAGTTCTTCGGGGGCTTCAAGGAGACTCACGAGGTGGAACACGGCTTCCGAAAGGCACAGAAGCCCTGGACAAAGAAACTGAAAAAG GCAGGAAAGCTGAAGAAAGTCTACCATGCCAAGCGGAAAAAGGAACGCGTTGCCGTTCTCCGGGAAAACAACTGCAAAGCAAACCAGGCCTCTTCCTCATGGAAGCAGCAGAAACTCCAGCGGCTGAGAGAAAAACGCAGCCAGGAGGCAGAAAAG GTTAAGCAACGTTACGCCAAGACTATAGAAGATTTGAACAAGTACAACCCAAAGTACATGGAAGAGATGGAGATGGTGTTTGACCAGAGCCAGCAGATGGAGCAGAAGCGCACAATCTTCCTCAAACAGATCTTCCTCTCCATTCATCGGCACCTTGACGTCACCAACAACGAAAG CTTCAGGAATATTTTTAAGGATCTACACCAGACCGTGCTATCAATAAATGACCAGAATGACTTAAAATGGTGGCGAAACACGTACGGCCCAGGGATGCCGACAAACTGGCCGTACTTTGAG GAATGGAGCCCAGAGATGGAGAACATAACCGACAAGAAGGGGAAAGGACAGAAGGAAGGAGATAAGGTCGTACTTCAGAGTTTAAG